The proteins below come from a single Kitasatospora sp. NBC_00315 genomic window:
- a CDS encoding helix-turn-helix domain-containing protein, with protein MKYVQMTTSLFAAAATDLTIERIRAFAGRPEQVESLTLEFKREFSSSLVKTIAAMANSYGGLILVGVLDKVEDGAERVVGVDAQDTIDKIASACHSRLDPPWEPTFIPVPLNDGSGNSVVVVRVDHTVAPRPVLIDLKAPIRLSGQNSTADRARLLQLVREEPAGGAHALGQHLMNPRLDTDTEGNATEDFVLRTGVNLPMGEAGTWRPLSERSVTALANALNGSPLPHVLLNVGHGAFNSYTGFRQLGHNRARTARLVWQANSDSPVKHPLEAVVTVQLPEVYGPTATASVATVSIDILARIRRYAENLGHLQWAYQYPVPDLADLLDGILKIFVDDSVTTELARLADIDTALVAQPRELHLVADGAVADLLDPEGLQQIPGSGRSSGGTFRANPALDLRVEQERQEQVHDWLRQLGLDAGLAGMEALVERYRASAAGAEA; from the coding sequence GTGAAGTATGTGCAGATGACTACCTCCTTGTTCGCCGCGGCGGCGACGGACCTGACGATCGAGCGCATCCGCGCCTTCGCCGGACGGCCGGAGCAGGTGGAGAGCCTGACGCTGGAGTTCAAGCGCGAGTTCTCCTCCAGCTTGGTGAAGACCATCGCGGCGATGGCGAACTCCTACGGCGGCCTGATCCTGGTCGGTGTGCTCGACAAAGTCGAGGACGGCGCCGAGCGCGTCGTCGGCGTCGACGCCCAAGACACCATCGACAAGATCGCTTCTGCCTGCCATTCGAGACTCGACCCACCGTGGGAGCCGACCTTCATCCCGGTCCCGCTGAACGACGGCTCCGGGAACAGCGTGGTGGTGGTCCGGGTAGACCACACCGTCGCCCCACGCCCGGTGCTGATCGACCTCAAGGCGCCGATCCGGTTGAGCGGACAGAACTCCACCGCGGACCGGGCCCGGCTGCTGCAACTGGTCCGCGAAGAGCCGGCCGGCGGGGCGCACGCCCTGGGGCAGCACCTGATGAACCCGCGACTGGACACCGACACCGAGGGCAATGCCACGGAGGACTTCGTGCTACGCACCGGCGTCAACCTCCCGATGGGAGAGGCTGGCACTTGGCGGCCGCTGTCGGAACGGTCCGTCACCGCCCTCGCGAATGCGCTGAACGGCTCGCCTCTGCCCCACGTGCTACTGAATGTGGGGCATGGTGCCTTCAACAGCTACACCGGCTTCCGCCAGCTGGGACACAACCGGGCGCGTACCGCACGGCTGGTGTGGCAGGCGAACTCCGACAGCCCGGTGAAGCACCCGCTCGAGGCAGTCGTGACAGTCCAGCTCCCCGAGGTCTACGGCCCTACCGCCACCGCGTCGGTGGCTACCGTTTCCATCGACATCCTGGCCCGGATCCGACGGTACGCCGAGAACCTCGGGCATCTGCAGTGGGCGTACCAGTACCCGGTCCCGGATCTGGCGGACCTGTTGGACGGCATTTTGAAGATCTTCGTCGACGACTCCGTGACCACGGAGCTGGCCCGCCTCGCGGACATCGACACCGCCCTGGTGGCCCAACCCCGCGAACTCCACCTCGTCGCAGATGGTGCGGTCGCGGACCTCCTAGATCCCGAAGGGCTGCAACAGATCCCGGGCAGCGGCAGATCGAGCGGGGGCACCTTCCGGGCCAATCCGGCGCTCGACCT